GGCGCTTCTCAAGGACCTGTCTATGAGCCCATCCAGCAGTAGCATCGCAGCCGAGCCGGGCGCCGTGCCCGCGCCGGGTGAGCATCACGATCACCACCCGAGCTACCTCGTCGATGGCACCACGGTGAAGTCGTGGCTGCTGACGCTCGACCACAAGCGCATCGGGGTGATGTACCTCATCTGGGTCCTGCTCTTCTTCCTCGTGGGCGGCATCTACGCCCTGGTGGTCCGCCTGGAGCTGTTGACGCCGGGGCCGACCATCGTCGACGCGATGACGTACAACCGCGCCTTCACCATGCACGGCGTGGTGATGATCTTCCTGTTCATGATTCCGGCCATCCCCGGCGCCTTCGGCAACTTCATGCTGCCCTTGATGCTGGGCGCCAAGGACGTGGCCTTCCCGCGGCTCAACCTGCTGTCGCTCTACCTGCTGCTGTCCGGCGCGGCCATCGCCATCTGGGGCATGCTCAACGGCGGCATGGACACGGGCTGGACGTTCTACACGCCCTACAGCACGCACACGACGACGACGGTGGCGCCCATCCTGTTCGGCGCGTTCATCATCGGCTTCAGCTCCATCGCCACGGGCCTCAACTTCATCGTCACCACGCACACCATGCGCGCCCCGGGCATCACCTGGTTCCGCATGCCGCTGTTCGTGTGGGCCATGTACGCCACCGCGTGCATCCAGGTGCTGGCGACGCCGGTGCTCGGCCTCGTGCTGCTCCTGGTGGTGGGTGAGCAGCTCTTCCAGTTCGGCATCTTCGATCCGGCGCGCGGCGGAGACCCGGTGCTCTTCCAGCACCTGTTCTGGTTCTACTCGCACCCGGCCGTGTACATCATGGTGCTGCCGGCCTTCGGCGTGATGAGCGAGGTGGTCGCCGCGTTCAGCCGCAAGAACATCTTCGGCTACCGCGCGGTGGCATTCTCGTCGCTGGGCATCGCCTTCGTGGGCTTCTTCGCCTGGGGCCACCACATGTTCGTGTCGGGCCAGTCCACGTTCAACGCGGGCGTGTTCGCGGTGCTGACGATGCTGGTGGGCGTGTTCACCGCCATCAAGGTCTTCAACTGGGTGGGCACCGTCTACAAGGGCGCGGTCGACTTCAAGACGCCCTTCGCCTACTTCTGCGGCTTCCTCTACTTCACCGTGTTCGGCGGCATGACGGGCGTGGCGTTCGCCACGGCGTCGCTGGACGTGCCCTGGCACGACACCTACTTCGTGGTGGCGCACTTCCACTTCATCATGGTGGGCGCGACCATCATGGCCTTCATGGCGGCGCTCCACTACTGGTTCCCGAAGATGTTCGGGAAGACGTACCACGAGGGGTGGGGCCTGGTGTCCGCGGCGCTCATCATCCTGGGCTTCAACGCCACGTTCATCCCCCAGTTCCTCCTGGGGAACGCGGGCATGCCGCGGCGCTACTACGAGTACCCGGAGCGCTTCCAGACGCTCAACGTGGCCTCCACCACGGGCGCGACGCTGCTGGCGTTCGGCTTCCTCATCACGGCCATCTACCTCACCTACTCGCTGGTGTACGGTGAGAAGGCCTCCTCCAACCCGTGGAACAGCCGCGGCTACGAGTGGCTGACCGAGTCCCCTCCCCCCACCCACAACTTCATCGGTCCGCAGCCCGTCTACACGGACGAGCCCCACTTCTACGTGGACCGCGAGAAGGCCGAGGTGCCCGATGCAGTCTAGTTCCGCCGCCCCGGCGCACCACGCGCCCGGGGTGCCCCCCGTGCCGACCGTCGCCGCCCACTTCGCCTCGCTCGACGTGCAGCAGCACGCGGCGCGGCTGGGCATGTGGCTGTTCCTCGCCACGGAAATCCTGCTCTTCGCCGGTCTGTTCGTGTGCTACGCGAACTACCGCTTCATGTTCCCCGAGGGGTTCGCGGCGGCCAGCCGTCACCTGAACCTCGTGCTGGGCACCGTCAACACGCTGGTGCTCATCACCTCGTCGTTCACCGCCGCCATGGCGGTGCACTACGCCAAGGAGGCGAAGAACCGGCAGGTGGTGGTGATGTTCATCCTCACCATCCTCATGGCGCTCGGCTTCCTCGTCATCAAGTACTTCGAGTACTCGCACAAGATCCACGTGGGGCAGCTGCCCGGGCCGTACTTCACGGACACGGAGCCGTCACTGCAGGTGCCCGGCGTGCCGATGTACTTCACCATCTACTTCCTCTCGACGGGCCTGCACGGCTTCCACGTCATCATCGGAATGATCGTGCTGACGTGGGTGGGGCTCAAGGCGAACCGCAACGAGTTCAGCGCCCGGAACTACACCGCCGTCGAGCTGGGCAGCATGTACTGGCACCTCGTCGACCTGGTGTGGATCTTCCTCTTCCCCATGCTGTACCTCATCTAAGGGAGGCCTCAGCTCATGTCCGCGATGGCCAATGAATCATCCAAGGAAGCGCAGAACATGCAGGAGGAGCACCACGGTGGCGCGACGAAGTACGCCATCATCTGGGCGGCTCTGATGGTGCTCACCGTCGTCACCGTGCTCACCGGCCGCATGCACCTGCCGAACTGGGGCCTGGCGCTCGCGCTCGTCATCGCCTCGGTGAAGGGCGCGCTCGTGGCGCTGTACTTCATGCACCTGGCGGATCACCAGGGCGCCAACCGGATCGTGTTCATCACGTCCATGGTGTTCGTGGTGCTGATGCTGCTCTTCACCCTGTTCGACATCGGCACGCGCTTCCGGCCCACGCTGGCCGCCAGCGGCACGCCGATCGCCTGGCCGGTGGAGACGGGCCAGTCCATGCCCTACAACACCACGGGCACGAACGAGGCCCCCGAGCGGCGCTCGCACTAGCCGCCCGCCCACCGTCTTCATCGAACGCGGCGCCGTGGACCCCGTCCCCGGCGCCGCGTTTTTCTTCGTCCGGGGTTATCCTCTCCCCTTCATGGACTGCACCCGCTGTGGCGCCTGCTGCGTGGCGCCCGACATCGCCGCGCTCGACAAGCCCCTGGGCCTGCGCTGCCCGCACCTCGGCGCCGACAACCTGTGCACCGTCTACGAGCGGCGCCCCCAGGTGTGCCGCGACTACCAGCCCGACGCGGTGTGCCGCCTCATCGAGGCCCCCACGCTCGAGGAGCGCGTGCACAAATACCTCGCCCTCTTCGAGCTGACGGCCGAGGCCGACGACGTGCGACAGCGCGGTTGTTACTCGATGCGTCACGCCCGCCGCGGGTGATATCTGCCCGTCCGTGTCCTTCCAACCCACCGAGCCCTTCGCTCCCGCGCGCTTCCTCGCGTCCCCCCACGCGCAGACCATCTACGCCTCGCTCGTGCGCCCCACGCACGCCCCGCCCCTCAAGCGCGAGCGCTGGGAGCTGCCCGACGGGGACTTCGTCAACCTCGACTCCTTCGACGGGCCCCCGGGCGCCCCCCACCTCGTGGCCCTGCATGGGCTCGAGGGCTCCTCGCGCTCGGGCTACATGAACGTCACCCTCACCGGCGCCCAGGCGCTCGGCTGGGGCGCCACCGCCCTCAACTTCCGCTCCTGCGGCGGGGAGACCAACCGGCTCGCGCGATCCTACCACTCGGGTGACATCGAGGACGCGCTGTCGGTGATGCGGCACCTGCGCCAGCGCCACACCGGCCCGCTCTACGCGGTGGGCTTCTCGCTCGGCGCCAACGTGCTGCTGCGACTGCTCGAGGACACCGGGGACGAAGCGCCCGTGGATGCCGCCGCCGCCGTGAGCGCGCCCTATGACTTGAGCATCTGCTCGAAGGCGATCGACGGGCCCGGGCCCTTCCAGAAGCTCTACCGCGACCGCTTCCTGCGCACCCTCAAGCAGAAGGCCCGCGAGAAGCTGCGCCTGTTCCCCGGCGCCTTCGACGGCGAGGCCCTGGAGCGCGCCCGCACCCTGCGCGCCTTCGACGACGCCGTCACCGCGCCGCTGCATGGCTTCCGCGACGCGGCCCACTACTACGAGGTGTCCTCCTCCGGCCCCCTGCTCCACGCCATCCGCCGCCCCACCCTGCTCTTGAGCGCCGAGGATGACCCCATCATCCCCGCCTCGACGATTCCCAGGGACGTGTCCGGCAACCCCCACCTGCACCGCGTGGTGACCGCCCAGGGCGGCCACGTCGGCTTCGTCGCCGGCGGCGCCCTCACCCCCCGCTTCTGGGGTGAAGCCCAGGTGCTGGCCTTCCTGTCCGCGCGAAAATGAAGCAGCCCGACCGGCCCCCACCGGTCGGGCTCCCCCTCGGGCCCCCCTCCCGCCCCCCTCCCGCCCCCCTTCTTCCCCCCCGAGACGGCCCGTTCCCCCCTTCCTGGCCCTCCCGTCACGAGCTCCCCCTCCCGGTGCCGCCTCCCCCTGCCCGCGCGGCACCGTCCCCCCGCTCGCGACAGGAAGCCTTAGCAGCCGCCGTGCCGAGCCCCACGCGGCGGGCACGCCCTCGACTTTCCAGGGGGTTGGCGCCACGGCCTCGGGGACGAGGGAACGCGTTGGCCCTCGGGTGGGAAGACTTCTTCCCTCTTCGGAGCACGGCCTTCTCCCCGTCTCGTCCCGGGCGGCGGGCTCAGGCCTCGCCGGTGGGAGGACGGAGGACCCGCAGCAGGTGCTGGGCGAGCAGGTCGCGCGTGGCGCGTTGTAACTCCCCGAGCAGGACATGGAGTCCCTCGGCCGAGCCGTCCCGCACGTCGCGCACGCGCTCCTCGCTGCCGTCGAAGACCCGCAGGCGCCCGGGCACCAGGGTGATGAGGGGCTGACGCGGGTAGCGCCGCTTGAGCAGGCCCAGCATCAGCGGATGGTCCTCGTCCGGCCGGCGCGCGTCCACCACCACCAGGGCCGGCTCCTCCTCGGCGAGGGTGTCCAGCACCTCGTCCGCGTCCGACAGGGCAATCACCCGCAGGTCAGGCTCCGCCAGGAGGCGAGACAGCAACTCCCGGGAGGGCCGATGGGGGCTGAGGATGACGAGGCGGCGCATGAAGGCGTGCAGGCTAGAGGCTTCCGGGCATGAAGAGGAGACTCTCGACGCCTTCGTTCTCCCGTGGACCACCGCTGTACACTCCCCTCCTCGCCCGGCGAACGGGCCCACGTGGGCTTCGAGGCCACTCCACCCTACACCAGTCCGCCAGGGGAGCGAGCGGCCGCGCTTTCCGAGCTGCCAGCACCCGCGGATCGGGGCGACTTGGAAGGTCCTATGCTGGCGTGGGTTCGTGAATCGGGTTACTCCGAACTCCCCCCCTCTGCCGATGGCGACCGAACTCCACTTCGACTGCGGCACCCTGGTGGCGCCCACCCTGCCCGACGATGGCGCCCTGCGCGCCCTCTTCCAACGGGATGCGCGCACGGGCGTGTACCGGAGCGAGGCGCGGCACTACCGGCAGGTGGTGCTGCGGCTGCGCGAGCTGGGCGAGGCGTACGAGGACCGGGCCCGGCGCTTCGAGCCGCTGGAGGTGGACCTGACGGCCCCGGTAGAGCCGTTTCCCCACCAGAAGGCCGCGCTGGAGGCGTGGCTGAAGGCCGGAGGGCGCGGACTGGTGGAGCTGCCCACCGGGGCGGGCAAGACGCTGCTGGCGGTGCTCGCCATCGTCCAGGTGAAGCGGCCCACGCTGGTGGTCGTCCCCACGTTGGATTTGATGACGCAGTGGCAGGGGGTGCTGTCGCGGCACCTGGGCCAGGCGGTGGGCATGCTGGGCGGAGGGGTGAGTGATCGGCAACCCCTCACGGTGACGACGTACGACTCCGCGGCGATGCAGACGGAGTTCCACGGCAACCGCTTCGGGCTGCTCGTGTGCGACGAGTGCCACCACCTGCCCGCGCCAAGCTACCGCTTCATCGCCGAGGGCTCGCTCGCGCCCTACCGGCTGGGCCTCACCGCCACCCTGGAGCGCACCGACGGGGGCGAGCGCGTGTGCGAGGAGCTGCTCGGGCCACTGGTACACCGCACCGACATCCGCGAGCTGCAGGGGCGCTTCCTCGCCCCCTACGAGGTGCGCCGCATCGAAGTGCCCCTCACGCCCGAGGAGCAGACGCGGCATGACGAGGCGCGCAAGCTCTACCTCGGCTTCATCCGCCAGCGCGGCATCCGCTTCGACGTGCCCGAGGGCTGGGCGCGCTTCCTCGCGGAGAGCCAGCGCACCGAGGAGGGCCGCGCCGCCTACCGGGCCTACCGCGAGCAGCGCCGCATCGCGCTCACCTCCAGCGCGAAGCTGGACGTGCTCTGGCGCGTGCTGCTCGAGCACCGCGAGGATCGCACGCTCGTCTTCACCGACGACAACGAGACCGTGTACACGCTGGCGCGGCGGCTCCTGCTCCCCGCGCTCACGCACCACACGCCCGTGCCCGAGCGCAAGGCGTTGCTCGCCGCGTTCGCCAGCGGGGAGCTGCCCGTGCTGCTCACCTCGCGCGTGCTCAACGAGGGCGTGGACGTCCCGGAGGCGCGCGTGGGCGTGGTGCTCAGCGGCAGTGGCAGCGTGCGCGAGCACGTGCAGCGCCTGGGCCGCATCCTGCGCCAGCGCCCCGGCAAGCGCGCCCTCCTCTACGAAGTCTGCTCGGCGCAGACGGCCGAGTCCTCCATCAGCGAGCGGCGGCGCCAGCACCGCGCCTACCAGGAGGAAGGGGGCGAGGCATGCTGACGCGCGAGCTGCTCCTCTTCCGCACGCGCGACGCGAAGCTGCGGCCCACCTTCGTCCGGCGCGACGACCCGGCGCTGCTCGCGCTCGCGGGCGAGCTCATCGCCAGCGTGGAGGCGGGACGAAGCCAGTCGCGCGACGAGGTGGAGGAGACCCTGGCGCTGCGGGCCGGCGCCCATGCGCGCCCCAAGGTGGCGCGGGGGCTCGTGAAGCTGCTGGTGGACCGGATGCGCTTCGACGAGCCCGCCGAGGGGGCCATGGAGGCACGCGCCGTGACCTTCCGGGAAGCGGCCCGGGTGCGGCTCGCCCTGCCCGCTGGCGCCTCCGTGGAGCACTACGAGGAGCGGCTCGCCGCGCTGCTGCCCCAGCCCCTCTCCGAGCTGCGCGAGGCCCTCTATGCCGACCTCCCAGGTCACCGCGCCCTCCTGGACTGGGAGGCGCTCGACCCCGCGGAGCTGTTGGATCGCTACAACCTCGCGCTCGCCCAGGGCCCGCTGTTCGACGCGCGGCGGCTGACGCTGCGAGCGCGGGCACCGGAGCTGCTCCGGGTGCGCAAGGTGCTGCGCTGGCTCAAGTTCTGCCGGCTCGTGGCCGAGGTGCGGCGCGAGGGCGAGGACTGGGTGCTGGAGGTGGAGGGCCCGGGCGCCATGCTGTCGCTGCAGAAGAAGTACGGACTGCAGCTGGCGAACTTCCTGTCGGTGGTGCCGGTGCTCGCCCGCTGGCAGCTCACCGCCGCCCTCGAAACGCCCCGGCGCCGGGTGACGCTCGTGCTCGACGAGAAGGATCCCCTCGTGTCACCTCATGGGTCCGCGCTCGGACATATTCCCCCGGAGGTGGCATCGCTCGCCGAGGGCTTCGAGGACGCGGAGTGGGAGCTGGATCTGCTGCCCCTGCCCCGCAACGTGGGAGCCACGGGACTGTGTGTACCGGATGTCACCTTCCGCCACCGCCAGACGCGGCGCGAGGTGGCGCTGGAGCTCTTCCATGCCTGGCACGCGGGCCCGCTGGCACGGAGGTTGGAGGAGTTGCGCTCACGGCCAGATGAGGGATTGTTGCT
Above is a window of Cystobacter fuscus DNA encoding:
- a CDS encoding response regulator; amino-acid sequence: MRRLVILSPHRPSRELLSRLLAEPDLRVIALSDADEVLDTLAEEEPALVVVDARRPDEDHPLMLGLLKRRYPRQPLITLVPGRLRVFDGSEERVRDVRDGSAEGLHVLLGELQRATRDLLAQHLLRVLRPPTGEA
- a CDS encoding YkgJ family cysteine cluster protein gives rise to the protein MDCTRCGACCVAPDIAALDKPLGLRCPHLGADNLCTVYERRPQVCRDYQPDAVCRLIEAPTLEERVHKYLALFELTAEADDVRQRGCYSMRHARRG
- a CDS encoding cytochrome c oxidase subunit 3 family protein encodes the protein MQSSSAAPAHHAPGVPPVPTVAAHFASLDVQQHAARLGMWLFLATEILLFAGLFVCYANYRFMFPEGFAAASRHLNLVLGTVNTLVLITSSFTAAMAVHYAKEAKNRQVVVMFILTILMALGFLVIKYFEYSHKIHVGQLPGPYFTDTEPSLQVPGVPMYFTIYFLSTGLHGFHVIIGMIVLTWVGLKANRNEFSARNYTAVELGSMYWHLVDLVWIFLFPMLYLI
- a CDS encoding cbb3-type cytochrome c oxidase subunit I — protein: MSPSSSSIAAEPGAVPAPGEHHDHHPSYLVDGTTVKSWLLTLDHKRIGVMYLIWVLLFFLVGGIYALVVRLELLTPGPTIVDAMTYNRAFTMHGVVMIFLFMIPAIPGAFGNFMLPLMLGAKDVAFPRLNLLSLYLLLSGAAIAIWGMLNGGMDTGWTFYTPYSTHTTTTVAPILFGAFIIGFSSIATGLNFIVTTHTMRAPGITWFRMPLFVWAMYATACIQVLATPVLGLVLLLVVGEQLFQFGIFDPARGGDPVLFQHLFWFYSHPAVYIMVLPAFGVMSEVVAAFSRKNIFGYRAVAFSSLGIAFVGFFAWGHHMFVSGQSTFNAGVFAVLTMLVGVFTAIKVFNWVGTVYKGAVDFKTPFAYFCGFLYFTVFGGMTGVAFATASLDVPWHDTYFVVAHFHFIMVGATIMAFMAALHYWFPKMFGKTYHEGWGLVSAALIILGFNATFIPQFLLGNAGMPRRYYEYPERFQTLNVASTTGATLLAFGFLITAIYLTYSLVYGEKASSNPWNSRGYEWLTESPPPTHNFIGPQPVYTDEPHFYVDREKAEVPDAV
- a CDS encoding YheT family hydrolase, with translation MSFQPTEPFAPARFLASPHAQTIYASLVRPTHAPPLKRERWELPDGDFVNLDSFDGPPGAPHLVALHGLEGSSRSGYMNVTLTGAQALGWGATALNFRSCGGETNRLARSYHSGDIEDALSVMRHLRQRHTGPLYAVGFSLGANVLLRLLEDTGDEAPVDAAAAVSAPYDLSICSKAIDGPGPFQKLYRDRFLRTLKQKAREKLRLFPGAFDGEALERARTLRAFDDAVTAPLHGFRDAAHYYEVSSSGPLLHAIRRPTLLLSAEDDPIIPASTIPRDVSGNPHLHRVVTAQGGHVGFVAGGALTPRFWGEAQVLAFLSARK
- a CDS encoding DUF790 family protein, giving the protein MLTRELLLFRTRDAKLRPTFVRRDDPALLALAGELIASVEAGRSQSRDEVEETLALRAGAHARPKVARGLVKLLVDRMRFDEPAEGAMEARAVTFREAARVRLALPAGASVEHYEERLAALLPQPLSELREALYADLPGHRALLDWEALDPAELLDRYNLALAQGPLFDARRLTLRARAPELLRVRKVLRWLKFCRLVAEVRREGEDWVLEVEGPGAMLSLQKKYGLQLANFLSVVPVLARWQLTAALETPRRRVTLVLDEKDPLVSPHGSALGHIPPEVASLAEGFEDAEWELDLLPLPRNVGATGLCVPDVTFRHRQTRREVALELFHAWHAGPLARRLEELRSRPDEGLLLGVDRALAKGTQERETLEAHPQVVLFHGFPSAKRLRARLSP
- a CDS encoding cytochrome C oxidase subunit IV family protein; the encoded protein is MSAMANESSKEAQNMQEEHHGGATKYAIIWAALMVLTVVTVLTGRMHLPNWGLALALVIASVKGALVALYFMHLADHQGANRIVFITSMVFVVLMLLFTLFDIGTRFRPTLAASGTPIAWPVETGQSMPYNTTGTNEAPERRSH
- a CDS encoding DEAD/DEAH box helicase; translation: MATELHFDCGTLVAPTLPDDGALRALFQRDARTGVYRSEARHYRQVVLRLRELGEAYEDRARRFEPLEVDLTAPVEPFPHQKAALEAWLKAGGRGLVELPTGAGKTLLAVLAIVQVKRPTLVVVPTLDLMTQWQGVLSRHLGQAVGMLGGGVSDRQPLTVTTYDSAAMQTEFHGNRFGLLVCDECHHLPAPSYRFIAEGSLAPYRLGLTATLERTDGGERVCEELLGPLVHRTDIRELQGRFLAPYEVRRIEVPLTPEEQTRHDEARKLYLGFIRQRGIRFDVPEGWARFLAESQRTEEGRAAYRAYREQRRIALTSSAKLDVLWRVLLEHREDRTLVFTDDNETVYTLARRLLLPALTHHTPVPERKALLAAFASGELPVLLTSRVLNEGVDVPEARVGVVLSGSGSVREHVQRLGRILRQRPGKRALLYEVCSAQTAESSISERRRQHRAYQEEGGEAC